The following are encoded in a window of Pontibacillus halophilus JSM 076056 = DSM 19796 genomic DNA:
- a CDS encoding M15 family metallopeptidase produces the protein MRRIWNAIGLLIIMVSMAIFLLYVVPTIDDIFTTSTLKQEDVPIPTELHPKVEEAKQTLIQRAEAKDITIVITDGHRTEAEQDELYQQGRSEPGNIVTYASGGESYHNYGLAIDFALRVDNGEVVWDMQRDGNGNGESDWMEVVAIAKDLGFEWGGDWTSFKDYPHLQMDFGLTIRELKYGERPEIEGYAANDEE, from the coding sequence TTGAGAAGAATTTGGAATGCGATTGGTCTATTAATTATTATGGTCAGCATGGCCATTTTTCTACTATACGTCGTACCCACCATTGACGACATCTTCACTACGAGCACTCTGAAACAAGAAGATGTCCCTATTCCGACAGAACTCCACCCTAAAGTTGAAGAAGCCAAACAAACCTTGATACAAAGAGCCGAAGCTAAGGACATTACAATTGTCATTACAGATGGTCATCGAACTGAAGCTGAACAAGACGAGCTCTACCAACAAGGACGGTCAGAACCTGGCAATATTGTCACCTACGCCTCTGGTGGTGAATCCTATCATAACTACGGCTTAGCCATAGACTTTGCGTTAAGAGTAGATAATGGAGAAGTCGTCTGGGATATGCAGCGTGATGGGAACGGCAACGGAGAATCAGATTGGATGGAAGTCGTTGCGATTGCCAAGGACCTTGGATTTGAATGGGGAGGAGATTGGACTTCGTTTAAAGATTATCCTCACTTGCAAATGGATTTCGGGCTAACGATTAGGGAGTTGAAGTATGGTGAGAGACCGGAGATTGAGGGTTATGCCGCGAACGACGAGGAATAG